In a genomic window of Syntrophorhabdaceae bacterium:
- a CDS encoding response regulator has translation MQGTYRWIASPGHGTTFSIHLPGIPEKVRDMHDEPAVGITGSETILVAEDDEGVRGYMDNVLKTHGYKVITAYDGQDAVEKFRQFYLVDLIILDTVMPRKNGWEAYEEIKKINPDVRVLFTSGHMRDIVLSKGLEEKEFDFIPKPLAMHDVLEKIR, from the coding sequence ATGCAGGGTACATACCGGTGGATAGCGAGCCCAGGTCACGGCACCACTTTCAGCATCCATCTTCCCGGTATACCGGAAAAGGTCAGAGACATGCACGATGAACCGGCTGTCGGCATTACGGGGAGCGAGACAATCCTTGTGGCCGAGGATGACGAAGGCGTGCGCGGCTATATGGATAATGTTCTCAAGACGCACGGGTATAAGGTAATAACTGCGTATGATGGCCAGGATGCGGTAGAGAAATTCAGGCAATTTTATCTCGTAGACCTCATCATCCTTGATACGGTCATGCCCCGGAAGAACGGTTGGGAAGCCTACGAAGAGATAAAAAAGATCAACCCCGACGTCAGGGTCCTTTTTACGAGCGGACACATGAGGGACATCGTGCTCAGCAAGGGCCTCGAAGAGAAGGAGTTCGACTTCATCCCCAAACCGTTGGCTATGCACGACGTGCTTGAAAAGATACGCAA